The following coding sequences are from one Blastocatellia bacterium window:
- a CDS encoding TauD/TfdA family dioxygenase, whose amino-acid sequence MIEWKSESATLPLVAIAQERSSSSRQLQAWLMANREQVHQRLYAHGALLFRGFGVASAEEFQDIAGIFCREFCSYVGGNSPRTRVTSHVFTSTEYPREERISLHNEASYLKRMPDKVLFFCLKPAAKGGQTPLADCRRVLKRIDPQVRRRFDGGGVRYVNNLHGGSGLGKSWMDAYGTKDRREVERRLEADGQAFEWMPNGTLRISMHAPATLRHPITQEEVWVNQAEQWHSSSLESSLREDLLSILGEDELPHNAFLGDGSPLSMPDLDNIRAAMAAEEQVFEWRAGDVLLCDNLLVMHGRQPYLGDRKVLAAMG is encoded by the coding sequence ATGATCGAATGGAAATCAGAATCCGCCACTTTACCGCTTGTGGCCATAGCTCAAGAACGGTCGTCCAGCAGCCGTCAATTGCAGGCATGGCTCATGGCCAACAGAGAGCAAGTGCATCAACGCTTGTATGCTCATGGCGCTCTCCTTTTCCGAGGCTTCGGAGTCGCGTCGGCGGAGGAGTTTCAAGATATCGCCGGTATCTTTTGCCGTGAATTTTGCAGCTACGTCGGCGGCAACTCACCGCGCACCAGAGTAACCTCTCATGTTTTTACCTCCACTGAATATCCACGAGAGGAGCGGATCTCTCTGCATAATGAGGCCTCTTATCTAAAGCGCATGCCTGACAAGGTCCTCTTTTTCTGTCTCAAGCCAGCCGCGAAAGGAGGACAAACGCCGCTGGCGGATTGCCGACGTGTGTTGAAGCGCATTGATCCGCAAGTCCGCCGCCGGTTTGATGGCGGCGGCGTGCGCTACGTGAACAACCTGCACGGAGGGTCCGGACTCGGCAAATCGTGGATGGATGCGTATGGCACGAAAGACCGCAGGGAGGTAGAGAGACGCCTGGAAGCCGACGGCCAGGCTTTCGAATGGATGCCAAACGGCACCCTGCGAATATCCATGCACGCGCCGGCGACCTTACGTCACCCCATCACCCAGGAAGAGGTGTGGGTCAATCAGGCAGAGCAGTGGCACTCATCGAGCCTGGAAAGCAGTCTGCGCGAGGACCTCCTGTCGATTCTCGGCGAAGATGAGCTTCCCCACAACGCGTTTCTCGGGGACGGGTCGCCCCTGAGCATGCCAGACCTGGATAACATACGGGCCGCTATGGCGGCTGAGGAGCAGGTCTTTGAATGGCGGGCGGGGGACGTTTTGCTGTGCGACAATCTCCTCGTCATGCATGGCCGCCAGCCGTACTTAGGGGATCGGAAGGTGCTTGCCGCAATGGGGTGA